The proteins below are encoded in one region of bacterium:
- a CDS encoding adenine phosphoribosyltransferase, translating to MVDQLKRLVRDIQDFPKPGILFKDLTPLLRDPAGFGKAVDMLASRYVGKRVDCVVGVEARGFVIGAALAYRLGAGVILIRKPGKLPYKTHKTIYELEYGTDALEIHQDAITAGQRVVIADDLLATGGTVNAAVKLVEQQGGDIVECAFLVELLFLNGREKLKHPAYSLIQY from the coding sequence GTGGTCGACCAGCTCAAGCGCCTCGTGCGGGACATCCAGGACTTCCCGAAGCCCGGCATCCTCTTCAAGGACCTCACGCCGCTGCTGCGCGACCCGGCCGGCTTCGGCAAGGCGGTCGACATGCTCGCCTCGCGCTACGTGGGCAAGCGCGTCGATTGCGTCGTCGGCGTGGAGGCCCGGGGCTTCGTGATCGGCGCGGCGCTCGCGTACCGGCTGGGCGCGGGGGTCATCCTCATCCGCAAGCCGGGCAAGCTCCCGTACAAGACGCACAAGACGATCTACGAGCTGGAGTACGGCACCGACGCGCTGGAGATCCACCAGGACGCGATCACCGCCGGGCAGCGCGTGGTCATCGCCGACGACCTGCTGGCCACGGGCGGGACGGTGAACGCGGCGGTCAAGCTCGTCGAGCAGCAGGGCGGGGACATCGTCGAGTGCGCCTTCCTCGTGGAGCTGCTCTTCCTCAACGGCCGCGAGAAGCTGAAGCATCCGGCGTACTCGCTGATTCAGTACTAA